Proteins encoded by one window of Natronoarchaeum mannanilyticum:
- a CDS encoding DUF5518 domain-containing protein — MVSLAELRDDLTDEQSRTAVLAGLATIPFTVLLSWDSDPHTVSGTPILVAGLLVGYLYYDRQTESRQAGKLTGIVGAAPVVIWSVVDWLPFLRTEPPGFVVGSLLTLIVIAVGVGLAALIGLVGAIVGNGVAERLDADGRATAERDARWWRYVAAYALVAPPLAVALVATWTGIGVAADGAAAVFGGALAALSLFVLAIVAFYALFEDVTALRRAGAVRRPDLWLVLGIPPGAYAVVYLASTFRSSANPSGDAVYGFVAALWLTVVAYLALRRRRVGAS; from the coding sequence ATGGTCTCGCTCGCCGAGCTCCGCGACGACCTGACCGACGAACAGTCGCGAACCGCGGTGCTCGCTGGCCTCGCGACGATCCCGTTTACCGTCCTGCTGTCGTGGGATTCCGATCCACATACGGTCTCGGGGACGCCGATCCTCGTCGCCGGATTGCTCGTCGGGTATCTCTACTACGATCGGCAGACCGAGAGCCGCCAGGCCGGAAAACTGACCGGGATCGTCGGGGCCGCCCCGGTAGTGATCTGGTCGGTCGTCGATTGGCTCCCGTTCCTGAGAACCGAGCCACCGGGCTTCGTCGTCGGCAGTCTGCTCACGCTGATCGTGATCGCCGTCGGCGTCGGGCTGGCCGCCCTGATCGGTCTCGTCGGCGCGATCGTCGGAAACGGCGTCGCCGAGCGGCTGGACGCCGACGGACGAGCTACCGCGGAGCGGGACGCCAGATGGTGGCGATACGTCGCCGCCTACGCGCTGGTGGCGCCCCCCCTGGCGGTCGCCCTCGTGGCCACCTGGACCGGTATCGGCGTCGCGGCCGACGGCGCCGCCGCGGTGTTCGGCGGCGCGCTGGCGGCGCTATCGCTGTTTGTGCTCGCGATCGTCGCCTTCTACGCGCTGTTCGAGGACGTTACCGCGCTCCGGCGCGCCGGAGCGGTCCGACGGCCGGACCTCTGGCTGGTCCTCGGCATCCCACCGGGCGCGTACGCGGTCGTCTACCTGGCGTCGACGTTCCGGTCGTCGGCGAACCCGTCCGGCGACGCCGTGTACGGGTTCGTCGCCGCGCTCTGGCTGACGGTCGTCGCGTACCTCGCGCTGCGGCGGCGCCGCGTCGGCGCGTCCTGA
- a CDS encoding ArnT family glycosyltransferase, whose translation MTATDELVDRVRRLRRSPELAVAALIAICAAVATFWIATDAFAYHSTNHDEGVYLSQAALLLDGQLQYFAGDLTDAVHPWFYIEDGGRLYPKYTPVPAAMFAVSMALFGEPRVTLALVAGANAALAYALGAMAFDRRVGVVAAAVFAAAPMALVTGSTFLPYAPTTTWNLLFAVCYLKGVRSGSRRWAAAAGLATGIAFFARPYTAVLFAAPFILHALWQIAGGVRERLSLSELRERSAGAVAALWPLPDPIARNALTAAGGLAFVGITLAYNAVLTGDPLVFPYQEFAPQDGPGFGRRRILAHSVVYTPELALEANARVLRQLATRWFTGGLVGTACALGGLALAARRVFGDDGRLVGLLPDVDPLAVTLLAGLFVSVPVGNVPFWGNFNVLGSLADPTDGFISTFGPFYHFDLLAPLAVFAAAALVAGWRLLASGVRRRASPTAARVALAIVLLVALPVGAVGNAGLVDRPLQHHTATADKYEQAYAPIEETEFDDALVVLPTPYGEWANHPFQYLRNGPGLDGPVVYGLDRDPGEDFALYEAYPNRTYYRYAYKGEWTPNPDRHVVPKLERIDVREARAFDGETTVGVPPGVETASVELETGYGAAEYTIRDPNESVTAEWTLDRNAARLVGPDGNGSSVRIDPADELEVLVTLAATDGSTLTYRQEMTVRTVDDGVQVVWPPERRVCPLVPRCGSEGTYLPEHPDEHVGGVEFDTTIAAANAPERA comes from the coding sequence ATGACGGCGACGGACGAACTGGTCGATCGCGTTCGCCGACTGCGACGCTCGCCGGAACTCGCCGTCGCCGCCCTTATCGCGATCTGCGCCGCGGTCGCGACGTTCTGGATCGCGACGGACGCGTTCGCCTACCATTCCACGAACCACGACGAGGGCGTCTACCTGAGTCAGGCGGCGCTGCTGCTCGACGGCCAGCTACAGTACTTTGCTGGCGACCTGACCGACGCCGTCCATCCCTGGTTCTACATCGAAGACGGCGGCCGACTGTACCCGAAGTACACGCCGGTGCCCGCCGCGATGTTCGCCGTCTCGATGGCGCTGTTCGGCGAGCCGCGGGTGACGCTGGCGCTCGTCGCGGGCGCCAACGCCGCGCTCGCGTACGCGCTGGGTGCGATGGCGTTCGATCGCCGCGTCGGCGTCGTCGCGGCCGCCGTCTTCGCCGCCGCGCCGATGGCGCTGGTCACTGGATCGACGTTCCTGCCGTACGCTCCGACGACGACGTGGAACCTGCTGTTCGCGGTCTGCTACCTGAAGGGAGTCCGGTCGGGAAGCCGCCGGTGGGCCGCCGCGGCGGGGCTGGCGACCGGAATCGCCTTTTTCGCGCGACCGTACACCGCGGTGCTGTTCGCGGCGCCCTTTATCCTGCACGCGCTGTGGCAGATCGCGGGCGGCGTCCGCGAGCGGCTCTCGCTGTCCGAACTCCGCGAACGGAGCGCAGGAGCGGTAGCCGCCCTGTGGCCGCTGCCCGATCCGATCGCCCGCAACGCGCTGACGGCGGCCGGCGGGCTGGCGTTCGTCGGGATCACCCTGGCGTACAACGCCGTCCTCACCGGCGATCCGCTCGTCTTCCCCTACCAGGAGTTCGCTCCGCAGGACGGGCCCGGGTTCGGTCGCCGGCGCATCCTCGCGCACTCGGTCGTCTACACGCCCGAACTGGCGCTGGAAGCCAACGCCCGCGTGCTCAGGCAGCTCGCGACGCGCTGGTTCACCGGCGGGCTCGTCGGAACGGCGTGCGCGCTCGGCGGCCTCGCGCTCGCGGCGCGGCGGGTCTTCGGCGACGACGGCCGACTGGTGGGGCTACTCCCAGACGTCGATCCGCTCGCGGTCACGCTGCTGGCCGGCCTGTTCGTCTCGGTTCCGGTCGGTAACGTGCCGTTCTGGGGTAACTTCAACGTGCTCGGCTCGCTGGCGGACCCGACGGACGGATTTATCTCCACGTTCGGGCCGTTCTACCACTTCGACCTGCTGGCGCCGCTCGCGGTGTTCGCGGCCGCCGCGCTCGTCGCCGGGTGGCGCTTGCTCGCGAGCGGCGTCCGCCGGCGAGCCTCACCGACCGCCGCGCGCGTCGCGCTCGCGATCGTCCTCCTCGTCGCGCTCCCGGTCGGCGCTGTGGGCAACGCCGGGCTGGTGGATCGGCCGCTCCAACACCACACTGCCACCGCCGACAAGTACGAGCAAGCGTACGCGCCGATCGAGGAGACGGAGTTCGACGACGCCCTCGTGGTCCTGCCGACGCCGTACGGCGAGTGGGCGAACCACCCGTTCCAGTACCTGCGCAACGGTCCGGGTCTCGACGGACCGGTCGTCTACGGGCTCGACCGGGATCCGGGCGAGGACTTCGCCCTCTACGAGGCGTACCCGAACCGAACGTACTACCGGTACGCGTACAAGGGCGAGTGGACGCCCAACCCCGACCGACACGTCGTTCCCAAGTTAGAGCGGATCGACGTGCGCGAGGCCCGGGCGTTCGACGGCGAGACGACCGTCGGCGTCCCGCCGGGCGTCGAGACCGCCAGCGTGGAACTCGAGACGGGGTACGGCGCGGCCGAGTACACCATCCGAGATCCGAACGAGTCGGTGACCGCCGAGTGGACGCTGGACCGCAACGCGGCGCGGCTGGTCGGCCCCGACGGCAACGGCTCGTCGGTCCGGATCGATCCCGCCGACGAGCTGGAGGTTCTGGTGACGCTGGCCGCGACCGACGGGTCGACGCTGACCTACCGGCAGGAGATGACCGTTCGCACTGTCGACGACGGCGTGCAGGTCGTGTGGCCGCCCGAGCGACGGGTCTGCCCGCTCGTTCCGCGGTGCGGGTCCGAGGGGACGTACCTGCCCGAGCACCCCGACGAGCACGTCGGCGGCGTCGAGTTCGATACGACGATCGCGGCCGCGAACGCCCCCGAGAGAGCGTAG
- a CDS encoding iron ABC transporter substrate-binding protein: MSQDDNTNGRRHRRAFLAGTAAFGAAGLAGCMDLLGGDDEEDDEYTYELEQIGSGRTGRELSGMPMSEMPDLEGELTIYSGRNEFLVGPLIEAINDFYDDFEATPRYQGSTDLVNQIRNEGSGSPADVFYSVNSGALGALADAGRTRSLASDVAEMVPPEFRTDQWIGTSGRARSIPYNTNAYSASDLPTSIDAYTDFEGQLGWAPGYGSCQAFVTAMRLLEGEEATREWLEGIQENGIQRYPNELAVCEAIADGELDAGFTNHYYIQRVLDGSSNAPIATTFTQGDAGSVFNVAGAAVVDTTDSPDLAQNFVRHLLSAQAQDYFARQTFEYPMVPEVDPIGNLPPIDELNPPSDLDLSQLSNLQPTVDLMRDVGIDL, encoded by the coding sequence ATGAGCCAAGACGACAACACGAACGGACGACGGCACCGCCGAGCGTTCCTGGCCGGAACGGCCGCGTTCGGCGCCGCCGGACTAGCAGGCTGTATGGACCTGCTCGGCGGCGACGACGAAGAGGACGACGAGTACACCTACGAGCTCGAACAGATCGGCTCCGGACGCACGGGGCGCGAGCTCTCCGGGATGCCGATGAGCGAGATGCCCGATCTCGAGGGCGAGCTGACGATCTACTCCGGGCGCAACGAGTTCCTCGTCGGCCCGCTCATCGAGGCGATCAACGACTTCTACGACGACTTCGAGGCGACGCCGCGCTATCAGGGCTCGACCGATCTCGTCAACCAGATCCGAAACGAGGGGAGCGGCTCCCCCGCGGACGTGTTCTACTCCGTCAACTCGGGTGCGCTCGGCGCGCTCGCGGACGCCGGGCGGACCCGCTCGCTCGCGAGCGACGTCGCCGAGATGGTGCCCCCGGAGTTCCGGACCGACCAGTGGATCGGCACCTCCGGGCGCGCGCGATCGATCCCGTACAACACCAACGCGTACTCCGCGAGCGACCTGCCGACGAGCATCGACGCCTACACCGACTTCGAGGGCCAGCTCGGCTGGGCGCCCGGATACGGCTCCTGCCAGGCGTTCGTGACTGCGATGCGGCTGCTCGAAGGCGAGGAGGCGACCCGCGAGTGGCTCGAAGGGATCCAGGAGAACGGCATCCAGCGGTACCCCAACGAGCTCGCGGTCTGCGAGGCGATCGCCGACGGCGAGCTCGACGCCGGGTTCACCAATCACTACTACATCCAGCGCGTGCTCGACGGCTCCTCGAACGCCCCGATCGCCACGACGTTCACGCAGGGCGACGCAGGCTCGGTGTTCAACGTCGCCGGCGCGGCGGTCGTCGACACTACCGACTCGCCCGACCTGGCGCAGAACTTCGTCCGCCACCTGCTGTCGGCGCAGGCCCAGGACTACTTCGCGCGCCAGACGTTCGAGTATCCGATGGTCCCCGAGGTCGACCCGATCGGGAACCTCCCGCCGATCGACGAGCTCAACCCGCCGTCGGATCTCGACCTCTCGCAGCTGTCGAACCTGCAGCCGACCGTCGACCTGATGCGCGACGTCGGGATCGACCTCTGA
- a CDS encoding alpha-1 4-glucan-protein synthase — protein MTADICVVVPTIREYDCMRSYFENAREHGFDLSRLHVVLVTEDFCDTDEMEAMLEEEGVSGEVFDGSRRAEWYEEHGVKEYEHVVPAASHAETSFGLLYMWAHPEFEYGFFIDDDTLPHPEDDFFGGHMENLAHEGEIETVASDEQWVNVLYDNVDEHGLYPRGYPYSAMDETVETERAEAGDVVASQGLWTNVPDLDAVRILMDGDLQGQAQTRTERDDFGEDFVAAEGNYLTVCSMNLAFEREVIPAFYQFPMDDNPWDVGRFDDIWSGVVLKRACDVLGTQIYNGGPLCEHNKAPRSTFDDLHNEVAGLELNEHFWEVVDDAGADADNYADVAESIAEALASGEFDEYQNGEFFEYCGEYMLDWLDCLDAIERRAPAPADD, from the coding sequence ATGACAGCAGACATCTGCGTCGTGGTCCCGACGATCCGGGAGTACGACTGCATGCGATCGTACTTCGAGAACGCCCGGGAGCACGGGTTCGACCTGTCGCGGCTCCACGTCGTGCTGGTCACGGAGGACTTCTGTGACACCGACGAGATGGAGGCGATGTTAGAAGAAGAGGGCGTCTCGGGCGAAGTGTTCGACGGCAGCCGTCGCGCGGAGTGGTACGAGGAACACGGCGTCAAGGAGTACGAGCACGTCGTGCCCGCGGCCAGTCACGCCGAGACGAGCTTCGGCCTGCTGTACATGTGGGCGCACCCCGAGTTCGAGTACGGGTTCTTCATCGACGACGACACGCTCCCCCATCCCGAAGACGACTTCTTCGGCGGCCACATGGAGAACCTCGCCCACGAGGGTGAGATCGAGACCGTCGCCTCGGACGAGCAGTGGGTGAACGTGCTGTACGACAACGTCGACGAGCACGGCCTGTACCCGCGCGGGTACCCCTACTCGGCGATGGACGAGACAGTCGAGACCGAGCGCGCTGAGGCGGGCGACGTCGTCGCCTCGCAGGGGCTGTGGACGAACGTGCCGGACCTGGACGCGGTGCGGATCCTGATGGACGGCGACCTGCAGGGCCAAGCCCAGACCCGCACCGAGCGGGACGACTTCGGCGAGGACTTCGTCGCAGCCGAGGGCAACTACCTCACGGTCTGCTCGATGAATCTCGCGTTCGAGCGCGAGGTGATCCCCGCGTTCTACCAGTTCCCGATGGACGACAACCCCTGGGACGTCGGCCGGTTCGACGACATCTGGAGCGGCGTCGTGCTCAAGCGGGCCTGCGACGTGCTGGGCACGCAGATCTACAACGGCGGGCCGCTGTGCGAGCACAACAAGGCGCCCCGCTCGACGTTCGACGACCTGCACAACGAGGTCGCCGGACTGGAGCTCAACGAGCACTTCTGGGAAGTGGTCGACGACGCCGGCGCGGACGCCGACAACTACGCGGACGTGGCCGAGTCGATCGCCGAGGCGCTGGCGTCCGGCGAGTTCGACGAGTACCAGAACGGCGAGTTCTTCGAGTACTGCGGCGAGTACATGCTCGACTGGCTGGACTGTCTCGACGCGATCGAGCGGCGCGCCCCCGCGCCCGCTGACGATTGA
- a CDS encoding twin-arginine translocation signal domain-containing protein, with product MTDNDPSLLDRIADESRRSFLKKSAVATAGVGAAATGTASAQDGDDGDYFGQEWKGLIFPQSFYPEARFTFVSGVVEWTPNYGDVQDSWFTDYNTRMIRWLNTGEQDQLFVAEDANIGEFDEDLGFVPDQGEGDENQPQVFEIRPEWAPFGDNQDLITVNFSPADQETSDQILDADDWWQDQQDAFETNGNGGGNGSGGNNATGDNTTGN from the coding sequence ATGACTGACAACGACCCATCCCTGCTCGACAGGATCGCCGACGAGTCGCGCCGCTCGTTCCTCAAAAAGAGCGCCGTCGCGACCGCGGGCGTCGGCGCCGCCGCGACGGGGACCGCGAGCGCGCAGGACGGCGACGACGGCGATTACTTCGGCCAGGAGTGGAAGGGCCTCATCTTCCCGCAATCGTTCTACCCGGAGGCGCGGTTCACGTTCGTCTCCGGCGTCGTCGAGTGGACGCCGAACTACGGCGACGTCCAGGACAGCTGGTTCACCGACTACAACACCCGGATGATCCGGTGGCTCAACACCGGCGAGCAGGACCAGCTGTTCGTCGCCGAGGACGCGAACATCGGGGAGTTCGACGAGGACCTCGGGTTCGTTCCGGACCAGGGCGAGGGCGACGAGAACCAGCCGCAGGTGTTCGAGATCCGCCCGGAGTGGGCGCCGTTCGGCGACAACCAGGACCTGATCACGGTCAACTTCAGCCCGGCGGACCAGGAGACGTCGGACCAGATCCTCGACGCCGACGACTGGTGGCAGGACCAGCAGGACGCCTTCGAGACGAACGGAAACGGCGGCGGCAACGGCTCCGGCGGAAACAACGCCACCGGCGACAACACGACCGGAAACTAA